Sequence from the Ignavibacteria bacterium genome:
GCAAAACTATCCGAATCCGTTTAATGCAGCGACAGTTATCGGTTACAAGTTACAAGTTACAAGTTTTGTTTCTATAAAGATATACGATATTAAGGGGAATGAAATTGTTTCGTTGGTGAACAAGCAAATGGAAACAGGCGAACACCGAGTAGAATGGAACGCAGAAAATGTTCCAAGTGGAATGTATTTTTATAGATTAACTGCAAACAATTTTTCCGAAACTAAAAAATTATTGTTATTAAAGTAAATTTTTTCAAGAAGTAGTTATGAAAAACATTTTCCTTCTTTTCTCGTTTTCATTTTGTTTACTGACGGAAAACGTTCTTTCTCAATGGAGCAGTGATACGCTCACACACAATATTCATCGCGATGAAACGGAAATGCAATCGCTTGCTGTGAATGGAACATCGCTTCACGCCGTATGGAAACAAGAAAAATCCGGCGGAGCATGGGAAATACTGTATGCCAAAAAAGAAACCGGGAATGATTGGACAATGGCACGCAACATCAGCGGTTCATCAGGAACTGCATTCTCTCCAGCGCTTGCGGTGAACAGAGCATATAACGATGCATACATTGTTTTTCTTCAACAACCGGATGTGTATGATTTCAAAGATATTATCCTCGCGCGTGATTCAGGAAATACATTTCTCTCTACACATATTACAAACGATACAACAGAAAAATTTTCTCCAACAATTGCGATCGATGCGTACAGCAAAATTCACATTGCGTGGATAGGAAAAGATACGCTTGATAATTGGAAAATTTTTTATGCGTCGAATTATTTCGGAGAATGGAGAATACAAATGCTTGCAGGAAGCGAACTTGGTCCTTTTGGAAGCGGCGCATCTCCGTTTCTCGCTGTAAATACATACGGAGTCGCGCATATCGTGTATCGCGGAGGAGATTTCGGAAATTACCACATTCAGCACGTCTATAATGTACTTCCCGGTGATACAACGTGGCATTACGAAACTATCTCAACGCCGAACGAAAATGATTTCACCGCACAACTTGTCGTGGATGATATGAACACCTTACATTTACTCGCAAGTGGAAACGATGGCTGGGGATTTCCTCCTCACGCATATTATCGAACCAAAAACGAAGGTGGAAACTGGAGCGAGCCGCAACTTG
This genomic interval carries:
- a CDS encoding T9SS type A sorting domain-containing protein; translation: QNYPNPFNAATVIGYKLQVTSFVSIKIYDIKGNEIVSLVNKQMETGEHRVEWNAENVPSGMYFYRLTANNFSETKKLLLLK